The nucleotide sequence TTAAGCGTTAAATAGTTGAATATATAGAACCTCGCTTTGGCGGGGTTTTTTTGTTGCTTAAATTTAAATATGATCCCTTTATATTTTAAAACGTACATATTCATTAGTGTGTGGTAAACTTAGGAAAGTAAACATACCTCATTGCTATCAACAGCAAACCTTGCATTTGCAAGTTTTTATCGAAAATAGATGCGGTATCTAAAGGAATGATTTCCTAAGGAGATGCCTATGAATTGGTCTGCGCTATTACACCGAATCCCCGCTTTTTTACGGAATGTAATTATCATTGCTTTATTGCTCTTAGTTGCATTTGTGATAGTTCGTTGGTTCAGGTAAATTCATTCCGCCATTAGCTTAACTGGGAGAGTATTTAGTTTTATTTAAACTAAAAGTCGAGGTTCGATACCTTGATGGCGGTCCAATTAAATATAAAGCTTCTCATCTATTTTTTATTTTAATCTATAGAAAACTTGATATTAGGAGCATAAACTCTTAGGAGTTATTATGACAGGACTAAATCAAACAAAAGTAATTAGTCGAGTTTTACAATGGATTAGTAGTGTTGGCCTGATATTGCTTGCAATTATTTTAATAATTTTTTTAGTTAAAGAAACTATTATCCTTGCTAATTTATTATTTACAGTTAGTGATCCAGTTTCAATTTATTTATTAGTTGATGGACTTATCATTTACTTTCTTTATTTTGAATTTATTGCATTAATTATTAAATATTTTCAGTCGAATTATCACTTTCCATTGCAATATTTTATTTATATTGCAATAACTGCGGTAATTAGGTTAATTGTTGTTGAACATAAAAATCCTCAGTTACTTATTGTTTACTCAGGAACGATACTGCTACTTGTTATTGCATTATATATTTCTAGTGCTGAAAGATTGAAACCTAATTAAAATTATAAAAGTAGTAAAAAAAGCATAATCTTACTAATATGAATACAGTTATGATCTACTATAATCAGATTATATGAATGTTTCATATGAGGTAGTAAGAATGTTTAACTCTGTTACAGATATTCACAAAAATAATTTTGTTGGTAAAAAAATTATTGTAGGGATTAGCACTTGTTTATTAGGGAATAATGTTAGGTTTGATGGTGGTCATAAGCGCTTTCATCTTGCCGTAGATGAACTATCTGATTATTTTGAATATCAATCGGCTTGTCCTGAGATGGCTATTGGTTTACCTACACCAAGGCCCGCACTAAGATTAGTTAAATCAAATTCAGGAGAAATTGCATTAAAATTTAGTAACGGGAGTGAAGGTGATTTAACTGAAAAGATGAATCGGTATTCTGTTGAGTATTTAGAGAAATTTAATCAGTTTAGTGGGTATATTGTTTGTGCAAAATCACCAAGTTGTGGATTAGAGCGTGTTCGTGTATATGATCCTATTGGTAATGGTAATAGGAAGGCTGGGACGGGTATTTTTACAGAAAATCTGAAAAAAATGATGCCTTGGTTACCAATAGAGGAAGATGGACGATTGAATGATCCTCATATAAGAGAAAATTTTGTTATACGTGTATTTGCACTGGATGAGTTGAATGAATTGAGAATGAACGCATTTACTCGTCAGTCTTTAATCGATTTCCATACAAGATATAAACTGCTCTTATTGGCTCATTCACAACCTCTTTATAGAGAGTTAGGTCGCTTTGTTGCTAATAATAAAGAATGGCATTCATTGGAAGCTTTTTTTGATGAATATCGAAATAGATTTATGACATTATTACAGCACCAAGCAACACGACGTAATCATACCAATGTTCTTATGCATGTGCAGGGGTATTTTAAGCGCTATTTAACATCAAATCAGCGACAAGCATTAAGTCAATTGATTTTAGAATACCGTCAAGGAATACAGCCTTTATTAGCACCTTTAACATTAATTAATCATTATCTATCAGAGCATCCTGATAATTATTTGAGTAAACAGAGATATTTTCATCCTTATCCTCAATCCTTAAGATTACGTTATGGATTATAATAAACTTATTGATAGGAGGAAAATATGATACGTTCTTTTGTCACTTTTTTAAGTTCATTTATTCTTACTGGATGCAATGTTATTCCTCCGAGTGACATTAAGCC is from Proteus columbae and encodes:
- a CDS encoding YbgA family protein, whose protein sequence is MFNSVTDIHKNNFVGKKIIVGISTCLLGNNVRFDGGHKRFHLAVDELSDYFEYQSACPEMAIGLPTPRPALRLVKSNSGEIALKFSNGSEGDLTEKMNRYSVEYLEKFNQFSGYIVCAKSPSCGLERVRVYDPIGNGNRKAGTGIFTENLKKMMPWLPIEEDGRLNDPHIRENFVIRVFALDELNELRMNAFTRQSLIDFHTRYKLLLLAHSQPLYRELGRFVANNKEWHSLEAFFDEYRNRFMTLLQHQATRRNHTNVLMHVQGYFKRYLTSNQRQALSQLILEYRQGIQPLLAPLTLINHYLSEHPDNYLSKQRYFHPYPQSLRLRYGL
- the psiE gene encoding phosphate-starvation-inducible protein PsiE — protein: MTGLNQTKVISRVLQWISSVGLILLAIILIIFLVKETIILANLLFTVSDPVSIYLLVDGLIIYFLYFEFIALIIKYFQSNYHFPLQYFIYIAITAVIRLIVVEHKNPQLLIVYSGTILLLVIALYISSAERLKPN